Proteins encoded together in one Shewanella acanthi window:
- the yjjX gene encoding inosine/xanthosine triphosphatase, translating to MQQNIINIIVGSKNPVKVNAAKSAMEQLFPDHKILVQGMDAPSGVRAQPMTDKETRDGAVNRVKYCQQQQEADFYFAMEGGVDYLEFGPATFAYIAIAHKKQLAIGRGALLPLPIQVYRALEAGEELGHVMDKLFNTVNIKQKGGAIGLLTHGHATRQSNYTQAIILAMAPLLNPELYP from the coding sequence ATGCAACAAAATATTATCAATATCATCGTGGGCTCCAAGAACCCCGTCAAAGTGAATGCCGCCAAAAGCGCCATGGAACAGCTGTTCCCAGACCATAAAATCCTAGTTCAAGGGATGGATGCCCCCTCAGGCGTACGCGCCCAACCTATGACAGACAAAGAGACCCGCGACGGTGCAGTTAATCGGGTGAAATACTGCCAACAGCAACAGGAAGCTGATTTTTACTTTGCAATGGAAGGCGGTGTGGATTACCTCGAATTTGGCCCCGCGACCTTTGCCTACATCGCCATCGCCCACAAGAAACAACTTGCCATTGGCCGCGGAGCCTTACTCCCTCTGCCAATTCAAGTTTACCGCGCACTCGAAGCGGGCGAAGAGTTAGGTCATGTGATGGATAAACTCTTCAATACGGTCAATATCAAACAAAAGGGCGGTGCGATTGGCCTACTCACCCATGGCCATGCGACGCGGCAGAGTAACTACACCCAGGCGATCATCCTCGCGATGGCGCCATTGTTAAACCCAGAACTGTACCCGTGA
- a CDS encoding dicarboxylate/amino acid:cation symporter: protein MSKQRSSALGRAWSAWMSVPLWLQIFVGMVLGIVAGVSLGEQAVLLKPIGTLFVNTIKMLIVPLVFCSLIVGVTSMEDTAKMGRIGFKSFGFYLCTTAIAISLGLGVGYIIQPGAGVPLMQHEEVVQTAKEAPSVMQTLIDIVPTNPVAALASGQILQVIVFAVALGIALVLIGDHGKPAVKVFESLAEAMYKLTDMVMKLAPYGVFGLMAWVAGAYGIDMLWPLIKVIIAVYLGCALHILGFYSLVLSLFAKLNPLQFFKGISNAMAVAFTTSSSAGTLPASMKCASEYLGVNKKISSFVLPLGTTINMDGTALYQGVTALFVAQAFGIDLTWVDYLTIILTATLASIGTAGVPGAGLVMLTLVLSTVGLPLEGVALIAGIDRILDMARTVVNVSGDLVATTVIAKSEDELDEDHYNADMEQSMVIAQQNAESDMETKPL, encoded by the coding sequence ATGTCAAAACAACGCTCATCGGCGCTGGGCCGAGCTTGGTCTGCTTGGATGTCAGTACCGTTATGGCTGCAAATTTTTGTTGGTATGGTGCTCGGCATTGTGGCAGGCGTCAGCTTAGGTGAGCAGGCAGTATTGCTAAAACCCATTGGCACACTGTTTGTGAATACCATCAAGATGCTTATTGTGCCTTTGGTTTTCTGCTCGCTGATTGTGGGTGTTACCTCGATGGAAGACACCGCTAAGATGGGGCGAATAGGCTTCAAGTCCTTCGGTTTCTACCTTTGCACGACCGCGATTGCGATCAGTTTGGGCTTAGGCGTGGGTTACATCATCCAACCTGGTGCCGGCGTGCCGCTAATGCAGCATGAAGAAGTAGTGCAAACCGCTAAGGAAGCCCCCTCGGTTATGCAAACCTTGATTGATATCGTGCCCACTAATCCCGTTGCTGCATTAGCCAGCGGTCAAATCCTGCAAGTGATTGTATTTGCTGTGGCGCTTGGGATTGCTCTGGTACTGATAGGCGACCATGGAAAACCTGCCGTTAAAGTGTTTGAGAGTCTCGCTGAAGCCATGTACAAGCTCACCGACATGGTGATGAAGCTAGCCCCTTATGGCGTGTTTGGCCTGATGGCATGGGTTGCAGGCGCCTATGGTATCGATATGCTCTGGCCGCTGATTAAAGTCATTATCGCCGTGTACTTAGGCTGTGCTTTGCATATTTTAGGTTTCTACAGCTTAGTGCTGAGCCTGTTTGCAAAGCTTAATCCGCTGCAGTTTTTCAAAGGCATCAGCAATGCGATGGCGGTGGCATTTACCACTTCAAGTTCGGCGGGCACCTTACCTGCGAGCATGAAATGCGCCAGCGAATACCTTGGGGTGAATAAGAAGATTTCAAGCTTCGTGCTACCACTGGGTACTACCATCAATATGGATGGCACTGCACTTTACCAAGGCGTAACGGCACTGTTTGTGGCCCAAGCCTTTGGCATCGACTTAACCTGGGTCGATTACCTCACCATTATTTTAACGGCAACTCTTGCCTCTATTGGTACCGCTGGTGTGCCGGGGGCGGGTTTAGTGATGCTGACTTTAGTGCTTTCAACTGTGGGCTTACCCCTTGAGGGCGTAGCACTGATTGCGGGTATCGACCGTATTTTGGATATGGCGCGCACGGTCGTGAATGTCTCTGGTGACTTAGTGGCTACCACTGTGATTGCCAAATCGGAGGATGAACTTGATGAGGATCATTACAACGCCGATATGGAGCAGAGCATGGTGATTGCCCAGCAAAATGCGGAGTCTGATATGGAAACAAAGCCGCTCTAA
- a CDS encoding META domain-containing protein → MLKQTFMLGALLFGLTACQSSANIANEPVPLEGSWHIEMVLGQATIDYSPAQLTFAADGKLAGNNSCNQIFGQYQQQGEQLTLTTAGTSRRACVNALMMQENKVMQALPQVTKAKLDGGRLSLLSEDGKTVLLLSKLKL, encoded by the coding sequence ATGTTAAAGCAAACATTCATGTTAGGTGCACTTCTTTTTGGACTGACTGCCTGCCAATCTTCTGCCAACATAGCAAATGAACCTGTTCCCCTAGAGGGCAGCTGGCATATCGAAATGGTCCTCGGCCAAGCCACTATCGATTACAGCCCAGCACAACTGACCTTCGCCGCCGATGGCAAACTCGCAGGCAATAACAGCTGCAACCAGATATTTGGTCAATACCAACAGCAGGGCGAACAACTGACGCTAACGACAGCCGGCACCTCCCGACGAGCCTGTGTCAATGCGCTTATGATGCAAGAAAATAAAGTGATGCAGGCGCTTCCTCAAGTCACAAAAGCCAAACTCGATGGCGGCCGTTTAAGCCTCTTAAGTGAAGATGGCAAAACCGTGCTACTACTCAGTAAACTCAAGTTGTAG
- a CDS encoding putative bifunctional diguanylate cyclase/phosphodiesterase, protein MGLKLTNTEIYRDELLAYLEPTMNRMMLIGAFGAFISFINTLIIRPDAWVHVFFTSATFFLLISLFLLRRRVSADMKISTVTAFLTLYSSVLLLTDNELAGILLVFLNAVIIVFLQKPKSQWLLLSLTTVVVIVSFFRSAAGDISALSNYAYSLAIYLVLISIMPIAFRAIYFFLYNKLELLQLKLKEEEQTTELLQQKTDEIELLAYFDRLTGLYNRYRLSHLINQQLSQRHCKALVFIDIKNFRKINSLYGLKHADAILSNIAGLIQKQVQLGLIGYLGANTFVVSTQKKVSQNEYLQKVKALQADINQAANLALNLELYSLCLLPEDDALKAEDYYKLAEDHLAAMKAQGITSKYVDEAEKQALQADAERKQFILESINNHSYEIHYQEKYNVVTKQVVGIEALARLQRDGQFISPGIFIPIVEADEHIISFGYLILELVCRQFNQITDLYGPIPVSVNLSPKQLADKDIVSNIRATLAHYQIDPSRLELEITENELIGNFTEFNQVITELKHLGIKFSIDDFGTGYSSLGYLSVLPADVLKIDKSFIDTIHTDTKQQAIVRAILDIAGISGMEIVAEGVETTDQLDALQQLGVDVIQGYLYSRPQPLDKVDTQTQAKLSSDGAASA, encoded by the coding sequence ATGGGACTTAAATTAACCAATACCGAGATATACCGCGACGAGTTGTTGGCATATTTGGAACCTACGATGAACCGCATGATGCTAATCGGCGCTTTCGGGGCTTTTATTTCCTTTATCAATACCTTAATTATCCGACCCGATGCATGGGTTCATGTGTTCTTTACTTCAGCCACCTTCTTTTTGTTGATCAGTCTCTTTCTGCTGCGCCGCAGGGTTTCAGCTGATATGAAAATTAGTACTGTAACCGCATTTTTAACCCTGTACAGTTCGGTTTTGCTATTAACCGATAACGAGCTAGCGGGCATATTACTGGTCTTTCTCAATGCTGTGATTATCGTATTTCTTCAAAAGCCAAAATCACAATGGCTACTGCTCAGTTTGACCACAGTGGTGGTTATTGTCAGTTTTTTCCGAAGCGCAGCGGGTGACATTTCTGCGCTGAGTAACTATGCCTACAGCCTAGCCATTTACCTAGTTCTGATCAGTATTATGCCTATTGCCTTTCGGGCGATTTATTTTTTCCTCTACAACAAGCTAGAACTACTGCAACTAAAGCTAAAGGAAGAAGAACAAACTACAGAGTTGTTGCAGCAAAAAACTGACGAAATTGAACTGTTGGCTTACTTTGACAGGCTGACTGGGCTGTATAACAGATACCGGCTGTCTCACCTTATCAATCAGCAGTTGAGTCAGCGCCATTGCAAAGCCTTGGTCTTTATTGATATCAAAAACTTTAGAAAAATTAATTCGCTCTATGGACTGAAACATGCAGATGCCATTCTGAGCAATATCGCTGGTTTAATCCAAAAACAAGTGCAGTTGGGGTTAATCGGCTACTTAGGCGCCAATACCTTTGTGGTGTCAACGCAAAAAAAAGTTAGCCAAAACGAATATTTGCAGAAGGTAAAGGCCTTACAAGCGGATATCAACCAAGCGGCAAATCTGGCTCTGAATCTTGAACTCTATAGTCTCTGCCTACTCCCCGAAGATGATGCCTTGAAGGCAGAAGATTATTATAAGTTGGCAGAGGATCATCTGGCGGCAATGAAAGCTCAGGGCATTACCTCTAAGTACGTCGATGAAGCGGAAAAACAAGCGCTGCAAGCCGACGCAGAGCGTAAACAATTTATCCTCGAATCTATCAACAACCACAGCTACGAAATTCACTATCAGGAAAAATATAATGTCGTCACAAAGCAGGTTGTGGGTATTGAAGCCCTAGCCAGACTGCAGCGCGACGGTCAATTTATCAGCCCTGGGATTTTTATTCCTATAGTCGAAGCCGATGAACATATTATCAGCTTCGGTTACCTGATCCTTGAGTTGGTGTGCCGCCAGTTTAATCAAATTACCGACTTATACGGCCCGATTCCAGTTTCGGTTAATCTGTCGCCGAAACAACTGGCTGATAAAGATATTGTCAGCAATATTCGGGCGACGTTGGCCCACTATCAGATCGATCCAAGCCGGCTGGAACTGGAGATAACCGAGAACGAACTGATAGGCAATTTCACTGAGTTTAATCAGGTGATTACAGAGCTGAAGCATCTAGGGATTAAATTCTCCATCGATGATTTTGGCACTGGCTACTCCTCGCTTGGTTATCTGTCTGTGCTACCGGCCGATGTATTGAAAATAGACAAATCCTTTATTGATACCATTCATACTGATACCAAACAGCAGGCCATAGTGCGCGCCATATTGGATATAGCCGGTATTTCAGGAATGGAAATCGTGGCCGAGGGCGTAGAAACCACAGACCAACTGGATGCATTGCAGCAACTGGGGGTTGATGTGATTCAGGGGTATTTGTATTCGAGGCCTCAGCCTCTGGACAAAGTGGATACTCAAACTCAGGCGAAACTAAGCTCGGATGGGGCAGCATCAGCCTAA
- a CDS encoding bifunctional helix-turn-helix transcriptional regulator/GNAT family N-acetyltransferase — protein sequence MTQDLPSSSQLRQLSRYIVRSLGMLNAAYGDLPLTPVQAHALFEIGTQALTIKELAAKLSIDKSNASRAIKHLVDKNLAHSQMHARDHRCLVVQITPAGKKLLAKLDVQQNTLFKDILAQLTQEQTQQIEQALMLYNQAIQQAKLQSSYQIRQATQEDDAAIAQVIRDVSAEYGLTADKGYSVADPTLDCLSDVYSQAGAKYWVIECEGKVVGGAGIAPLADNDGVCELQKMYFLPEARGKGLATRLALTCFDFARGAGYQQCYLETTAVLTEALKLYEKLGFSHLAAPLGNTGHDACEIPMLLSL from the coding sequence ATGACACAGGATTTACCCTCTTCGAGTCAGCTTAGGCAGCTTTCTCGCTATATAGTGAGAAGCCTTGGCATGCTCAACGCGGCCTATGGGGATTTACCCCTCACCCCAGTTCAAGCCCATGCTCTCTTTGAAATTGGCACCCAAGCTTTAACCATTAAGGAACTGGCCGCCAAGCTGAGCATTGATAAATCCAATGCCAGTCGCGCCATCAAGCACTTAGTCGATAAGAATCTCGCCCATAGTCAAATGCACGCAAGGGATCACCGTTGTCTCGTCGTGCAAATCACCCCTGCGGGCAAAAAGCTGCTGGCAAAATTGGACGTGCAGCAAAATACGCTTTTTAAAGACATTTTGGCGCAATTGACCCAAGAACAAACTCAACAAATCGAACAGGCGCTCATGCTATACAACCAAGCCATTCAACAGGCGAAATTGCAAAGTAGTTATCAAATACGTCAAGCAACCCAAGAAGATGATGCGGCCATCGCGCAAGTGATTCGTGATGTGTCCGCCGAATACGGCCTAACAGCGGATAAGGGCTATAGCGTTGCTGATCCAACCTTAGATTGTCTAAGTGACGTCTACTCTCAAGCTGGTGCCAAATACTGGGTAATTGAGTGCGAAGGCAAAGTTGTCGGCGGCGCCGGTATTGCCCCGCTCGCCGATAATGACGGGGTTTGTGAGCTGCAAAAAATGTACTTTTTACCAGAAGCCCGTGGTAAGGGACTCGCAACACGCTTAGCCCTCACTTGTTTCGATTTTGCCCGCGGGGCGGGTTATCAGCAGTGTTATTTAGAGACTACAGCCGTACTGACTGAGGCTCTAAAACTCTATGAGAAACTGGGTTTTAGTCACCTCGCCGCACCACTTGGCAACACAGGCCACGACGCCTGTGAAATCCCTATGTTGCTGAGCCTCTAG
- a CDS encoding GNAT family N-acetyltransferase: MLIRKAKVQDLNALVQFNQAMALETEGLALDETTLVKGVNTLLNHPDKGFYLVAEQGGEILGSLMVTFEWSDWRAKDYYWIQSVYIRPQNRRQGIYSKLYAEVKALAAANGGAASFRLYVEQENLPAQQTYQALGMEQSYYLMYEEKPAAK, translated from the coding sequence ATGTTGATCCGTAAAGCAAAAGTGCAAGATCTTAACGCCTTGGTGCAATTTAATCAGGCGATGGCACTCGAAACCGAAGGCTTAGCCCTAGACGAAACCACTTTAGTGAAAGGGGTGAACACCCTGCTGAATCACCCAGATAAGGGGTTTTATCTGGTCGCCGAACAAGGGGGAGAAATCCTAGGCTCACTGATGGTGACCTTTGAGTGGAGCGATTGGCGTGCTAAGGATTATTACTGGATCCAGAGCGTGTATATTCGCCCGCAAAACCGTCGTCAGGGGATCTACAGCAAACTCTATGCTGAGGTTAAAGCCTTAGCGGCGGCTAATGGTGGTGCGGCGAGCTTTCGTTTATATGTCGAGCAGGAAAACCTGCCTGCTCAGCAAACCTATCAGGCGTTGGGGATGGAACAAAGTTACTACCTGATGTACGAAGAAAAACCCGCGGCAAAATAA
- a CDS encoding acylase encodes MKFNKLVLAMGMACGVMLAGCNDSEDSTSIDATNELQTFAPNGLLKANIRRTTYGVPHIQADNLESLAFGSGYAQAQDNLCVLADGFVKANSERSMYFGPHASIDFTTGMPTAEDNGNLISDFAYKALKIREKAEEKWPQLSENSRALVQGFTAGYNQYLADVAAGKETAEPFCGGQPWVKAIEPEDVVTYLFSIALLPGAANFLDLIFYANPGDAQEYLPRIVGPAPSSAQTAFIADMQSKLIARAGRITTPETNPRGMGSNGWGLGKDKTENGKGMVLGNPHFPHTGNLRFWQSHITIPGQLDMMGGSLVGMPGLVNIGFNKDLAWTHTFSTAEHFVMYNLEMVSGDRMQYLFDGQPMPITKETVSILVNGGPAGMLVAEKDIYTTPKGPMVEAPPSLAPFGWDDGGAFMIQDANMANTDVLDHWLAMNRATNKAEFQQAFKDFDGVIFNNTMYADKEGNTFYIDDSTVPGLSDAAVVVLRTSPDVKAARAQAGFTILPGNTSLFSFDGPTPYERAPKLERTDFVQNSNDSFWMTNPNEPLTYVSPMYGPEGNQLSLRTRMGLTLMEDAAGSDGKFSLEELEAAVLSNRSYLAELVGDELIAQCEAQGATPVVVSETLSKDVSAACAALKAWNGQQDNDSVGGALWREFAHQFSQSSMLTVGFDKTKPTSTPNTLATDGSALVALARAALNLEAAGFAVNAPLGDVQFVEKSLPDGTASGVRLPWPGTHNAEGGFNVFSTSLSGDDTLIPQHKYAPVMDVVSGKALASGLTQQGYQIRYGSSWMMAVSFTDEGPEARGILTYSQSSNILSPSFTDQSNLYSSSKSFRPLLFKEDDIAPAVVSTTELSLQK; translated from the coding sequence ATGAAATTCAACAAACTTGTCCTTGCTATGGGCATGGCCTGCGGCGTGATGCTGGCTGGCTGTAACGATAGTGAAGATAGCACCTCAATCGACGCAACTAATGAACTGCAAACCTTTGCGCCTAATGGTCTGTTAAAGGCGAATATCAGACGTACCACCTACGGTGTGCCACATATCCAAGCCGATAACCTTGAGAGCTTAGCTTTTGGTAGTGGCTATGCCCAAGCGCAGGATAACCTGTGTGTGCTCGCTGATGGCTTTGTTAAAGCTAACTCTGAGCGTTCAATGTATTTTGGGCCACACGCCTCGATTGATTTCACCACGGGAATGCCAACCGCTGAAGATAACGGCAACTTAATTTCTGACTTTGCCTACAAAGCGTTAAAAATCCGCGAAAAGGCAGAAGAGAAATGGCCACAGCTTAGCGAAAATTCACGTGCTCTCGTCCAAGGTTTTACCGCGGGTTATAACCAATATCTCGCGGATGTCGCTGCGGGTAAAGAAACCGCAGAACCTTTCTGTGGCGGCCAACCTTGGGTTAAAGCCATTGAGCCAGAGGATGTGGTGACTTACCTGTTCTCTATCGCCCTGTTACCGGGTGCGGCAAACTTCCTCGATTTAATTTTCTATGCTAACCCAGGTGACGCGCAGGAATATTTACCGCGTATCGTGGGACCAGCACCAAGCTCAGCGCAAACCGCCTTTATCGCCGATATGCAGTCAAAACTGATTGCACGCGCTGGCCGAATTACAACCCCTGAGACTAACCCACGCGGTATGGGCTCTAACGGTTGGGGTTTAGGTAAGGATAAGACCGAGAACGGTAAGGGGATGGTGTTAGGTAACCCGCACTTCCCGCACACCGGTAACCTGCGTTTCTGGCAGTCTCACATTACGATTCCAGGTCAACTGGATATGATGGGTGGCTCATTAGTTGGTATGCCGGGTTTAGTGAACATCGGTTTTAACAAAGACTTAGCCTGGACCCATACATTCTCAACCGCTGAGCATTTCGTGATGTATAACCTCGAAATGGTTTCCGGTGACAGAATGCAGTACTTGTTCGATGGCCAGCCGATGCCAATCACTAAGGAAACCGTGTCTATCCTCGTTAACGGCGGTCCTGCGGGCATGCTGGTGGCCGAGAAGGACATATACACTACGCCAAAGGGACCTATGGTTGAAGCACCACCGTCCTTAGCCCCATTTGGTTGGGATGACGGCGGCGCCTTTATGATCCAAGACGCCAACATGGCCAACACCGACGTACTCGACCATTGGTTGGCGATGAACCGTGCAACCAATAAAGCTGAGTTCCAACAAGCCTTTAAAGACTTTGATGGCGTGATCTTCAACAACACCATGTACGCCGATAAAGAGGGTAATACCTTCTATATCGACGACTCAACGGTACCTGGATTATCCGATGCAGCGGTTGTAGTGTTAAGAACATCACCCGATGTTAAAGCGGCAAGAGCGCAGGCGGGCTTTACCATTCTGCCGGGTAACACCTCACTGTTTAGCTTCGACGGCCCAACGCCATACGAGCGTGCTCCAAAGCTTGAGCGTACTGACTTTGTTCAGAACTCTAACGATTCGTTCTGGATGACTAACCCTAACGAGCCTTTGACTTACGTTTCGCCAATGTATGGTCCAGAGGGGAATCAATTAAGCCTGCGTACCCGCATGGGCTTAACCCTGATGGAAGATGCGGCGGGAAGTGACGGCAAGTTTAGCTTAGAAGAGTTAGAGGCTGCGGTACTGTCTAATCGTAGCTATCTGGCTGAGTTAGTTGGTGATGAACTGATTGCTCAGTGTGAGGCTCAAGGTGCTACGCCTGTGGTTGTTTCTGAAACCTTATCTAAGGATGTCAGTGCAGCTTGTGCGGCGCTGAAGGCGTGGAATGGTCAGCAGGATAACGACAGTGTTGGCGGTGCTCTGTGGCGTGAGTTTGCCCATCAGTTCAGCCAAAGCAGTATGTTAACTGTTGGTTTTGATAAGACTAAACCTACCTCAACGCCTAATACCTTAGCGACTGACGGTAGTGCGCTAGTGGCCTTGGCTCGTGCCGCGCTTAACTTAGAAGCGGCAGGTTTTGCCGTAAATGCGCCTTTAGGTGATGTGCAGTTTGTAGAGAAATCTCTACCCGACGGTACTGCTAGTGGCGTGCGTTTACCTTGGCCTGGCACCCACAATGCTGAGGGTGGATTTAACGTGTTCTCTACCAGTTTATCGGGTGATGACACACTCATTCCACAGCACAAATACGCGCCAGTAATGGACGTCGTATCGGGCAAAGCATTGGCCTCTGGTTTAACTCAACAAGGTTATCAAATCCGTTACGGTTCTAGCTGGATGATGGCGGTAAGCTTTACCGATGAGGGTCCTGAAGCGCGCGGTATTTTAACTTACTCACAGTCGAGCAATATTTTGTCGCCATCCTTCACGGATCAAAGCAACCTCTACTCTAGCAGCAAGAGCTTCCGCCCACTGCTGTTTAAAGAGGACGATATTGCTCCAGCGGTGGTTTCAACGACTGAGCTCAGCTTACAAAAGTAG